A genomic window from Salvia miltiorrhiza cultivar Shanhuang (shh) chromosome 5, IMPLAD_Smil_shh, whole genome shotgun sequence includes:
- the LOC130985259 gene encoding uncharacterized protein LOC130985259 isoform X2: protein MMQSPCIDACKAFGSSGFFLKGFQKQQQLLANNLDGRSVSSSPTHRYGYPCISCKFEDKSYRLVNVRGRPREDFEVSCWRGKVGAKGKDNVWSIDNEMSKAEKEKGRTRRRKRGGKRVRNVYQKGDRVLVSSSMLMEVETILQMQEPVIRPAWHTFVSSVSGIWKGVGAVYSPITAEMEPIEIGSKNENLFDCYTLSHIKALPSTSGALNSQIQRKINWVTLNPYGESQNNKGPNLPKIESFDFGRSDVMEEDVMGMEAGLIYFEDGSYSRGPVDIPVGEYNESNYYLSPTFKFEQCLVKGCHKRLRVVHTIEFSNGGSDIQIMRIAVYEEEWVSPAAIPDTSELELDLKPFSQRKRVQPSELSGSWKVFEVSATPIYGEDMTLEEGTSAPYVYLCTEALKKRSLPENLVYFGEEEMVDMQDMTVLWLPGGATAYVDVKKEGILCVGVGWYSDEGMNLVMERDYGLDGKLKEVRSKSEMKRRWTNPPPM from the exons ATGATGCAATCACCATGCATAGATGCTTGCAAAGCCTTCGGAAGTAGCGGCTTCTTCCTGAAAGGCTTCCAAAAACAGCAGCAGTTACTCGCGAATAATCTCGACGGTCGATCTGTTTCATCTTCTCCAACGCATAGGTACGGTTATCCCTGTATTTCGTGCAAATTTGAAGACAAAAGTTACCGCCTTGTTAACGTCCGGGGAAGGCCGAGGGAGGATTTTGAGGTTAGTTGTTGGAGAGGGAAAGTGGGGGCCAAGGGGAAGGATAATGTGTGGAGTATTGACAACGAGATGTCGAAGGCAGAGAAGGAAAAGGGCCGAACGCGGAGGAGGAAAAGGGGAGGTAAGAGAGTGAGGAATGTATATCAGAAAGGTGATAGAGTTCTTGTCTCCAGTTCGATGTTGATGGAAGTCGAAACCATTTTACAGATGCAG GAACCGGTGATTAGGCCTGCATGGCACACATTTGTAAGTAGTGTCAGTGGAATATGGAAGGGAGTTGGAGCCGTATATTCTCCCATTACTGCTGAAATGGAGCCTATAGAGATTGGGAGCAAGAATGAGAACCTATTTGACTGCTATACTTTGTCTCATATCAAGGCACTGCCATCTACTTCTGGAGCTCTGAATTCTCAAATACAAAGGAAAATAAATTGGGTTACTTTGAATCCTTATGGTGAATCACAGAATAATAAAG GTCCTAATTTGCCAAAAATTGAATCATTTGACTTCGGAAGAAGTGATGTGATGGAAGAAGATGTTATGGGGATGGAAGCTGGTCTTATTTATTTTGAG GATGGGTCTTACTCCAGAGGTCCGGTGGATATTCCGGTTGGTGAATATAATGAATCCAATTATTACCTTTCCCCAACTTTCAAGTTCGAACAA TGTTTGGTTAAGGGCTGCCATAAAAGGTTGCGTGTGGTGCATACCATTGAATTCAGCAATGGGGGTTCAGATATCCAAATAATGAGGATTGCTGTTTATGAAGAAGAATGGGTTAGTCCAGCCGCTATCCCGGATACAAG TGAGTTGGAGTTGGATTTGAAGCCATTCTCTCAGAGGAAGAGAGTCCAACCATCAGAGCTGAGTGGGTCTTGGAAGGTGTTTGAGGTGAGCGCAACGCCTATATACGGCGAGGATATGACCCTGGAGGAAGGGACGAGCGCGCCTTACGTGTATCTATGCACTGAAGCCTTGAAGAAGAGAAGCTTGCCGGAGAATCTGGTTTACTTTGGGGAGGAGGAGATGGTGGATATGCAAGATATGACCGTTCTCTGGCTACCGGGAGGGGCGACTGCGTACGTCGACGTGAAGAAGGAAGGCATCTTGTGTGTAGGTGTTGGGTGGTACTCGGATGAGGGAATGAATCTGGTGATGGAAAGGGACTATGGATTAGATGGGAAACTGAAGGAGGTTAGATCCAAATCCGAGATGAAGAGAAGATGGACTAATCCTCCACCTATGTGA
- the LOC130985280 gene encoding la-related protein 6A, whose amino-acid sequence MEQPALHFPAASSPPSDNEFDHDEDHHDFSPVGSPELTESHFPPPSDQPQPSVLSDDLRRKIIKQVEYYFSDENLPNDKFMLKYVTRNPEGFVPIGVVASFKKMKKLTRDASLIVAALKESTFLVVSSNEKKVKRLHPLPLADKDPMVCTVLVENLPEDHSVENLHRVFGEAGIIKNITIRDPHDARDPKKCTIAEKLISGKLHALVEYDTVEAAEKAVATLNNEQDWRYGLRVKLLKKTNKPGQKKKVWRELEPDKGSTVQTTEPAAGEENHDASEHHDDSHDEEDVDPLSRDKNGTQLPRDKNGQKGRNRGRGRRQKYHSTNGHGHGTQYSSHGVEPSKPPPGPKMPDGTRGFTMGRGRPLLATN is encoded by the exons atGGAACAACCGGCCCTCCACTTCCCCGCCGCCTCATCTCCGCCGTCCGATAATGAATTTGACCACGACGAGGATCACCACGATTTCTCCCCCGTCGGCTCACCGGAGCTCACCGAATCTCATTTCCCGCCGCCGTCGGATCAGCCGCAGCCTTCCGTGCTCTCCGATGATCTCCGCCGCAAGATCATCAAGCAG GTGGAGTATTACTTCAGTGATGAAAATTTGCCAAATGACAAGTTTATGCTGAAGTATGTAACAAGAAATCCAGAAGGGTTTG TTCCTATTGGAGTTGTTGCCTCAtttaagaaaatgaagaagcTAACAAGAGATGCATCATTGATTGTGGCTGCATTGAAGGAATCTACCTTTCTT GTTGTTAGCTCTAATGAGAAAAAGGTGAAGCGACTTCATCCTCTTCCATTAGCAGACAAGGACCCAATG GTATGCACTGTGCTAGTGGAGAATCTTCCCGAGGATCATTCAGTGGAGAACCTTCATAGAGTGTTTGGTGAAGCTGGAAT CATAAAGAATATTACTATTCGTGACCCACATGATGCAAGAGACCCAAAAAAGTGCACCATAGCGGAGAAGCTGATCAGCGGAAAG TTGCATGCCCTTGTGGAGTACGACACTGTGGAGGCTGCTGAGAAAGCT GTGGCCACTTTGAACAACGAGCAAGATTGGAGATATGGATTGCGGGTCAAGCTTCTGAAAAAAACG AACAAGCCTGGGCAGAAGAAAAAAGTATGGAGAGAGTTAGAGCCTGACAAAGGTAGTACCGTTCAGACAACTGAGCCAGCTGCCGGTGAGGAGAACCATGATGCGAGTGAACATCATGACGATTCACACGATGAGGAG GATGTGGATCCTTTATCTAGAGATAAGAACGGGACGCAATTGCCTAGAGACAAAAACGGGCAGAAGGGACGAAACAGAGGACGTGGAAGGAGACAAAAGTATCACAGCACAAATGGACATG GCCACGGAACCCAGTATTCCAGCCATGGTGTTGAACCATCGAAGCCGCCACCAGGCCCCAAAATGCCAGATGGAACGCGAGGGTTTACGATGGGCAGGGGGCGGCCTCTTCTCGCGACCAATTGA
- the LOC130985222 gene encoding prefoldin subunit 6 has translation MAAIKELTRDLENKANDFRKLEKDIQKNQQVKKKYTIQLGENELVLKELDLLNEDTNVYKLIGPVLVKQDLAEANANVRKRIEYISAELKRLDGTLQDLQEKLNSKQESISKLQQRIQTLQAGKAKA, from the exons ATGGCCGCTATCAAGGAGCTGACACGCGATCTAGAGAACAAAGCCAACGATTTCAGAAAACTTGAGAAAG ATATTCAGAAGAACCAACAAGTAAAGAAGAAGTACACCATTCAGCTCGGAGAAAACGAGCTTGTGCTCAAG GAACTGGATCTGTTGAACGAGGACACGAATGTGTACAAATTGATTGGTCCGGTGCTAGTGAAGCAGGATTTGGCTGAGGCTAATGCCAATGTTCGGAAACGGATAGAATACATCTCTGCCGAATT GAAACGCTTAGATGGTACTCTTCAAGATTTACAAGAAAAGCTAAATAGCAAGCAAGAATCG ATTTCCAAGCTACAACAAAGAATCCAGACTCTTCAGGCTGGAAAAGCAAAGGCCTAA
- the LOC130985223 gene encoding ornithine transcarbamylase, chloroplastic isoform X2: MAASISCHLSSVSSPESVSLSSSSSHSRGAKNLLRFPGVSVATPAIRRRISCQTVSSAPPSSSVNLKELGLKDFLHINDFNKETLLKILDRAKEVKALIKSGERMYLPFKGKTMAMIFAKPSMRTRVSFETGFYLLGGHALYLGPDDIQMGKREETRDVARVLSRYNDIIMARVFAHQDILDLAKYATVPVINGLTDFNHPCQIMADALTIIEHIGQLEGTKVVYVGDGNNIVHSWLLLASVIPFHFVCACPGGFEPDPRTAKKAIKAGVSKIEIVNDVKEAVKGADVVYSDVWASMGQKDEAEHRRKAFQGFQVDEELMKIAGPKTYFMHCLPAERGVEVTDGVIEAPNSIVFPQAENRMHAQNAIMLHALGL, encoded by the exons ATGGCGGCGTCCATTTCTTGCCACCTATCCTCCGTTTCCTCACCGGAATCGGTTTCGCTCTCGTCATCGTCTTCGCATTCGCGCGGTGCTAAAAACCTCCTCAGGTTCCCCGGCGTCTCCGTAGCCACTCCTGCAATTCGTCGACGAATCTCTTGCCAGACAGTTTCGTCTGCGCCGCCCTCGTCCTCTGTCAATCTTAAAG AACTAGGCCTTAAGGATTTCCTTCACATAAATGATTTTAACAAGGAGACCCTATTGAAGATTCTAGATCGAGCCAAGGAGGTCAAGGCTCTTATTAAATCAGGAGAGAGGATGTACCTTCCATTTAAAGGAAAAACTATGGCTATGATATTTGCCAAACCATCTATGAGGACAAGAGTCTCGTTTGAGACAGGTTTCTATTTGCTCGGAGGGCATGCTCTATACCTTGGGCCTGATGATATCCAAATGGGTAAGAGAGAGGAAACTCGCGATGTTGCTCGTGTACTGTCTCGCTATAATGATATCATTATGGCGCGAGTTTTTGCTCATCAG GACATTCTTGACCTTGCTAAATATGCCACTGTCCCTGTGATCAATGGCTTGACAGACTTCAACCATCCTTGTCAAATTATGGCTGATGCACTCACGATCATTGAACACATTGGTCAGCTGGAAGGGACAAAG GTTGTTTATGTTGGAGATGGGAACAATATTGTGCATTCCTGGTTGTTGTTGGCATCTGTCATTCCTTTCCACTTTGTTTGTGCCTGCCCTGGAGGTTTCGAACCTGATCCAAGGACagctaagaaagcaataaaggcTGGAGTCAGCAAAATAGAAATAGTTAATGATGTCAAAGAAGCCGTAAAGGGAGCTGATGTCGTCTATTCAGATGTTTGGGCCAGCATGGGGCAGAAGGATGAAGCTGAACACCGCCGTAAAGCTTTTCAAGGATTCCAG GTGGATGAGGAGCTTATGAAGATAGCAGGTCCAAAAACATATTTTATGCATTGTCTGCCAGCTGAGAGAGGTGTCGAGGTCACTGATGGCGTCATTGAAGCCCCGAACTCCATCGTCTTCCCCCAAGCCGAGAACCGGATGCACGCACAGAATGCTATAATGCTTCATGCCCTTGGGCTGTGA
- the LOC130985259 gene encoding uncharacterized protein LOC130985259 isoform X1: MMQSPCIDACKAFGSSGFFLKGFQKQQQLLANNLDGRSVSSSPTHRYGYPCISCKFEDKSYRLVNVRGRPREDFEVSCWRGKVGAKGKDNVWSIDNEMSKAEKEKGRTRRRKRGGKRVRNVYQKGDRVLVSSSMLMEVETILQMQEPVIRPAWHTFVSSVSGIWKGVGAVYSPITAEMEPIEIGSKNENLFDCYTLSHIKALPSTSGALNSQIQRKINWVTLNPYGESQNNKGSLIYKKPDASFAMKETSDRVSAGPNLPKIESFDFGRSDVMEEDVMGMEAGLIYFEDGSYSRGPVDIPVGEYNESNYYLSPTFKFEQCLVKGCHKRLRVVHTIEFSNGGSDIQIMRIAVYEEEWVSPAAIPDTSELELDLKPFSQRKRVQPSELSGSWKVFEVSATPIYGEDMTLEEGTSAPYVYLCTEALKKRSLPENLVYFGEEEMVDMQDMTVLWLPGGATAYVDVKKEGILCVGVGWYSDEGMNLVMERDYGLDGKLKEVRSKSEMKRRWTNPPPM, encoded by the exons ATGATGCAATCACCATGCATAGATGCTTGCAAAGCCTTCGGAAGTAGCGGCTTCTTCCTGAAAGGCTTCCAAAAACAGCAGCAGTTACTCGCGAATAATCTCGACGGTCGATCTGTTTCATCTTCTCCAACGCATAGGTACGGTTATCCCTGTATTTCGTGCAAATTTGAAGACAAAAGTTACCGCCTTGTTAACGTCCGGGGAAGGCCGAGGGAGGATTTTGAGGTTAGTTGTTGGAGAGGGAAAGTGGGGGCCAAGGGGAAGGATAATGTGTGGAGTATTGACAACGAGATGTCGAAGGCAGAGAAGGAAAAGGGCCGAACGCGGAGGAGGAAAAGGGGAGGTAAGAGAGTGAGGAATGTATATCAGAAAGGTGATAGAGTTCTTGTCTCCAGTTCGATGTTGATGGAAGTCGAAACCATTTTACAGATGCAG GAACCGGTGATTAGGCCTGCATGGCACACATTTGTAAGTAGTGTCAGTGGAATATGGAAGGGAGTTGGAGCCGTATATTCTCCCATTACTGCTGAAATGGAGCCTATAGAGATTGGGAGCAAGAATGAGAACCTATTTGACTGCTATACTTTGTCTCATATCAAGGCACTGCCATCTACTTCTGGAGCTCTGAATTCTCAAATACAAAGGAAAATAAATTGGGTTACTTTGAATCCTTATGGTGAATCACAGAATAATAAAGGTAGTCTTATTTATAAAAAACCAGATGCATCTTTCGCCATGAAAGAAACATCTGACAGAGTATCTGCAGGTCCTAATTTGCCAAAAATTGAATCATTTGACTTCGGAAGAAGTGATGTGATGGAAGAAGATGTTATGGGGATGGAAGCTGGTCTTATTTATTTTGAG GATGGGTCTTACTCCAGAGGTCCGGTGGATATTCCGGTTGGTGAATATAATGAATCCAATTATTACCTTTCCCCAACTTTCAAGTTCGAACAA TGTTTGGTTAAGGGCTGCCATAAAAGGTTGCGTGTGGTGCATACCATTGAATTCAGCAATGGGGGTTCAGATATCCAAATAATGAGGATTGCTGTTTATGAAGAAGAATGGGTTAGTCCAGCCGCTATCCCGGATACAAG TGAGTTGGAGTTGGATTTGAAGCCATTCTCTCAGAGGAAGAGAGTCCAACCATCAGAGCTGAGTGGGTCTTGGAAGGTGTTTGAGGTGAGCGCAACGCCTATATACGGCGAGGATATGACCCTGGAGGAAGGGACGAGCGCGCCTTACGTGTATCTATGCACTGAAGCCTTGAAGAAGAGAAGCTTGCCGGAGAATCTGGTTTACTTTGGGGAGGAGGAGATGGTGGATATGCAAGATATGACCGTTCTCTGGCTACCGGGAGGGGCGACTGCGTACGTCGACGTGAAGAAGGAAGGCATCTTGTGTGTAGGTGTTGGGTGGTACTCGGATGAGGGAATGAATCTGGTGATGGAAAGGGACTATGGATTAGATGGGAAACTGAAGGAGGTTAGATCCAAATCCGAGATGAAGAGAAGATGGACTAATCCTCCACCTATGTGA
- the LOC130985223 gene encoding ornithine transcarbamylase, chloroplastic isoform X1 codes for MAASISCHLSSVSSPESVSLSSSSSHSRGAKNLLRFPGVSVATPAIRRRISCQTVSSAPPSSSVNLKAELGLKDFLHINDFNKETLLKILDRAKEVKALIKSGERMYLPFKGKTMAMIFAKPSMRTRVSFETGFYLLGGHALYLGPDDIQMGKREETRDVARVLSRYNDIIMARVFAHQDILDLAKYATVPVINGLTDFNHPCQIMADALTIIEHIGQLEGTKVVYVGDGNNIVHSWLLLASVIPFHFVCACPGGFEPDPRTAKKAIKAGVSKIEIVNDVKEAVKGADVVYSDVWASMGQKDEAEHRRKAFQGFQVDEELMKIAGPKTYFMHCLPAERGVEVTDGVIEAPNSIVFPQAENRMHAQNAIMLHALGL; via the exons ATGGCGGCGTCCATTTCTTGCCACCTATCCTCCGTTTCCTCACCGGAATCGGTTTCGCTCTCGTCATCGTCTTCGCATTCGCGCGGTGCTAAAAACCTCCTCAGGTTCCCCGGCGTCTCCGTAGCCACTCCTGCAATTCGTCGACGAATCTCTTGCCAGACAGTTTCGTCTGCGCCGCCCTCGTCCTCTGTCAATCTTAAAG CAGAACTAGGCCTTAAGGATTTCCTTCACATAAATGATTTTAACAAGGAGACCCTATTGAAGATTCTAGATCGAGCCAAGGAGGTCAAGGCTCTTATTAAATCAGGAGAGAGGATGTACCTTCCATTTAAAGGAAAAACTATGGCTATGATATTTGCCAAACCATCTATGAGGACAAGAGTCTCGTTTGAGACAGGTTTCTATTTGCTCGGAGGGCATGCTCTATACCTTGGGCCTGATGATATCCAAATGGGTAAGAGAGAGGAAACTCGCGATGTTGCTCGTGTACTGTCTCGCTATAATGATATCATTATGGCGCGAGTTTTTGCTCATCAG GACATTCTTGACCTTGCTAAATATGCCACTGTCCCTGTGATCAATGGCTTGACAGACTTCAACCATCCTTGTCAAATTATGGCTGATGCACTCACGATCATTGAACACATTGGTCAGCTGGAAGGGACAAAG GTTGTTTATGTTGGAGATGGGAACAATATTGTGCATTCCTGGTTGTTGTTGGCATCTGTCATTCCTTTCCACTTTGTTTGTGCCTGCCCTGGAGGTTTCGAACCTGATCCAAGGACagctaagaaagcaataaaggcTGGAGTCAGCAAAATAGAAATAGTTAATGATGTCAAAGAAGCCGTAAAGGGAGCTGATGTCGTCTATTCAGATGTTTGGGCCAGCATGGGGCAGAAGGATGAAGCTGAACACCGCCGTAAAGCTTTTCAAGGATTCCAG GTGGATGAGGAGCTTATGAAGATAGCAGGTCCAAAAACATATTTTATGCATTGTCTGCCAGCTGAGAGAGGTGTCGAGGTCACTGATGGCGTCATTGAAGCCCCGAACTCCATCGTCTTCCCCCAAGCCGAGAACCGGATGCACGCACAGAATGCTATAATGCTTCATGCCCTTGGGCTGTGA